In the genome of Deinococcus yavapaiensis KR-236, one region contains:
- the speD gene encoding S-adenosylmethionine decarboxylase, producing the protein MTGFAEYGLAEGGRWVAEIYGCDYDTIENAEHVEAAMRDAVISLGAVPETVHSVFHKFQPQGLSGTVMSPVALVTIHTWPEDNASATLDLYFYRGDANPEQVIRELTTALGASDQDHYHLWRGARRTRGPSGQLVEEPHSNP; encoded by the coding sequence ATGACGGGTTTTGCCGAGTACGGTTTGGCCGAGGGAGGCCGCTGGGTCGCCGAGATTTACGGATGCGACTACGACACCATCGAGAACGCCGAGCACGTCGAAGCCGCCATGCGAGACGCCGTGATCAGTCTCGGCGCGGTGCCCGAGACGGTGCACAGCGTCTTTCACAAATTTCAGCCGCAAGGTCTCTCGGGCACGGTGATGAGCCCCGTCGCCCTGGTGACGATTCACACCTGGCCGGAGGACAACGCTTCGGCCACCCTCGACTTGTACTTTTATCGAGGCGACGCCAACCCCGAGCAAGTCATTCGCGAGCTCACGACAGCCCTCGGCGCGTCCGACCAGGACCACTACCACTTGTGGCGCGGCGCCCGACGCACCCGCGGCCCGAGCGGACAACTCGTCGAAGAGCCGCACTCCAATCCGTAA
- the trpC gene encoding indole-3-glycerol phosphate synthase TrpC, with product MDFTAVPGVLGRIVRERAEDYLDAEFQPSARPRTKRFERALRLPGLSLIAEVKRASPSKGHIAALDPAQAARSYERGGARAVSVLTEPRHFGGDDQALRDVVKAVAIPALRKDFVVHPAMLAEAAQLGASAALLMVSVLGELTHTFVQTAHALGLDALVEVHDERELDVALEADAEILGVNNRDLTTLKTDLANAPRLMRLARARGFEGVLVAESGYERAEQLADVRGLADAVLVGSSLAAADDLEEAARRLMTP from the coding sequence ATGGATTTCACTGCCGTTCCCGGCGTGCTGGGCCGCATCGTGCGCGAGCGCGCCGAGGATTACCTCGACGCCGAATTCCAGCCCTCCGCACGTCCTCGCACGAAGCGCTTCGAACGGGCCCTTCGCCTTCCGGGCTTGTCCTTGATCGCCGAGGTCAAGCGCGCCTCGCCCAGCAAGGGACACATCGCCGCCCTCGACCCTGCCCAAGCCGCGCGCTCTTACGAGCGGGGCGGAGCGCGCGCCGTGTCCGTCTTGACGGAGCCCCGGCACTTCGGAGGTGACGACCAGGCGTTGCGGGACGTCGTGAAGGCGGTCGCCATCCCGGCCTTGCGCAAGGACTTCGTCGTGCATCCCGCCATGCTGGCCGAGGCGGCGCAACTCGGCGCGTCCGCGGCGCTCTTGATGGTGTCGGTGCTCGGCGAGCTGACGCACACGTTCGTGCAAACGGCGCACGCCCTCGGCCTCGACGCTCTCGTGGAGGTGCACGACGAACGCGAACTCGATGTCGCGCTGGAGGCGGACGCGGAAATCCTCGGCGTCAACAACCGTGACCTCACGACGCTGAAGACCGACCTCGCCAACGCACCGAGGCTCATGCGCCTCGCGCGGGCGCGCGGCTTCGAGGGCGTGCTCGTCGCCGAAAGCGGCTACGAGCGCGCCGAGCAACTCGCGGACGTGCGCGGCCTCGCCGACGCCGTCCTCGTCGGATCGAGTCTGGCGGCTGCCGACGACTTGGAGGAAGCCGCTCGCCGCTTGATGACTCCTTGA
- the hpt gene encoding hypoxanthine phosphoribosyltransferase encodes MTFVPSNGPVQISASEIQARIAEIGAQIEREYAGLEPHLICVLNGAFLFHADLVRAIRMPLTVDFLAVSSYGNAKQSSGEVRLVKDLSLPLSNRHVILVEDIVDTGITMQYLLHYLSGRGPSSLKVAALLSKPSRRKVEVPVDYLGFTIPDAYVYGYGLDRAQFDRNLPFITSQE; translated from the coding sequence ATGACCTTCGTTCCTTCGAACGGCCCCGTGCAGATCTCCGCGAGCGAGATTCAAGCGCGCATCGCGGAAATCGGCGCGCAGATCGAACGTGAGTACGCCGGGCTCGAGCCTCACCTCATCTGCGTTCTCAACGGCGCGTTCCTGTTTCACGCGGACCTCGTGCGCGCCATCCGAATGCCTCTCACCGTGGACTTCCTCGCCGTGTCGAGCTACGGCAACGCCAAGCAGTCGAGCGGCGAGGTGCGCCTCGTCAAGGACCTCAGCCTGCCCTTGTCCAACCGGCACGTGATTCTGGTGGAGGACATCGTCGACACGGGCATCACGATGCAGTACTTGCTGCACTACCTGTCGGGCCGCGGACCGTCGTCGTTGAAAGTCGCGGCCCTGCTGAGCAAGCCGTCACGCCGCAAAGTGGAAGTCCCGGTCGACTACCTCGGCTTCACGATTCCCGACGCGTACGTGTACGGGTACGGCCTCGACCGCGCGCAATTCGACCGCAACCTGCCGTTCATCACGTCGCAGGAGTAA
- a CDS encoding S1 RNA-binding domain-containing protein, whose protein sequence is MVQLESGAVVEGRVTRLTDFGAFIQFENGETGLVHISQIAHSFVRSVRDHLEEGQTVEVKVLGRDEKGRLDLSIKELLDEPEEMPRPRAIGRQSPQFEAKLRSFMRDAKERTTGGGGDRKGGKKGGKR, encoded by the coding sequence TTGGTGCAGCTTGAATCCGGTGCCGTCGTCGAGGGTCGCGTCACGCGTTTGACCGACTTCGGAGCTTTCATCCAATTCGAGAACGGTGAGACGGGCCTCGTGCACATCTCGCAAATCGCGCACTCTTTCGTGCGCTCGGTTCGCGACCACTTGGAAGAAGGCCAGACGGTCGAAGTGAAAGTGCTCGGCCGCGACGAGAAGGGCCGCCTTGACCTGTCCATCAAGGAGCTGCTCGACGAACCCGAGGAAATGCCGCGTCCGCGCGCCATCGGGCGTCAATCCCCCCAATTCGAAGCCAAGCTGCGCTCCTTCATGCGCGACGCCAAGGAACGCACGACCGGCGGCGGTGGAGACCGCAAGGGCGGCAAGAAGGGCGGGAAGCGCTAA
- a CDS encoding septum site-determining protein MinC — translation MKLRGTLGGLNLLIEQGDTVKSVEEALSSKRSLLKDNVMVELEGDADPAALEAVFNVVRAAGGNLERVRGGRPIVQVQESARTEIVPHSIRAGFRGEYKGSVVILGDVNPGVEIVAGGDVIVMGALRGVVHAGAGGKEDAIVWARPIASPQIRLGDALARAPQDNAMQSMRRIEEGSAEMARLQDGQIVIETQSLKMS, via the coding sequence ATGAAGCTGCGCGGCACGCTCGGAGGACTGAACTTACTGATCGAGCAGGGCGACACGGTCAAGAGCGTCGAGGAAGCGCTCTCGTCCAAGCGCTCCCTGCTGAAGGACAACGTCATGGTGGAACTGGAGGGCGATGCGGACCCGGCGGCGTTGGAAGCGGTGTTCAACGTCGTGCGCGCGGCGGGCGGCAACCTCGAGCGTGTGCGGGGAGGTCGCCCGATCGTGCAGGTGCAGGAAAGCGCCCGCACCGAGATCGTTCCGCACAGCATCCGGGCAGGCTTTCGCGGCGAGTACAAAGGAAGCGTCGTGATTCTCGGAGACGTGAATCCCGGCGTGGAAATCGTGGCGGGCGGAGACGTGATCGTGATGGGCGCCTTGCGCGGCGTGGTGCACGCGGGCGCGGGCGGCAAGGAGGACGCGATCGTATGGGCGCGTCCGATCGCCAGTCCGCAGATTCGCCTCGGTGACGCGCTCGCCCGCGCGCCGCAAGACAACGCCATGCAATCGATGCGGCGAATCGAGGAGGGCAGCGCGGAAATGGCGCGCCTGCAAGACGGCCAAATCGTGATCGAGACGCAGAGCTTGAAGATGTCTTGA
- the rimP gene encoding ribosome maturation factor RimP translates to MTQQLENIVTTVLEPLGFEVLEVHLQNPGRKPLLLVRIDRFDEQPVTIEDVHRASSALDAELDRLDPIEGEYRLEVESPGGKRPLKRARHFERMIGLKAKVRSKGHNFTAPILKVEGDDVTFDLQDGPVTLKAGEFQANLAEFPPSHR, encoded by the coding sequence ATGACGCAACAACTCGAAAACATCGTGACGACCGTCCTCGAACCATTGGGGTTCGAAGTGTTGGAAGTCCACCTGCAAAATCCCGGGCGCAAGCCTTTGCTGCTCGTTCGCATCGATCGCTTCGACGAGCAGCCCGTGACAATCGAGGACGTGCATCGCGCGTCGAGCGCCCTCGACGCCGAGCTCGACCGCCTCGACCCCATCGAAGGCGAATACCGCCTGGAGGTGGAGTCGCCGGGCGGCAAGCGACCCTTGAAGCGGGCGCGGCACTTCGAGCGCATGATCGGCTTGAAGGCGAAAGTGCGCTCGAAGGGGCACAACTTCACGGCCCCGATTCTCAAGGTGGAAGGTGACGACGTGACCTTCGATCTTCAGGATGGTCCCGTGACGCTGAAAGCCGGGGAGTTTCAGGCGAATTTGGCGGAGTTTCCGCCGTCTCACCGTTAA
- the nusA gene encoding transcription termination factor NusA → MTAEFNFVDALREVAQARNIDEMQLIEAFEQSLAQAYQRNVEPDKRVEVHLDPKSGELEVLIVREVVEKVENEALQISLADALELDPDVEIGMEMEFPVEREKFTRIALQAAKQTLTQKMRETERNVVYNEYKDKEGQVLTATVVRMDNKNNVFVELGAGEAIMPPREQIPGERLLNGNRVKIYLKEVRKTPKGPTILASRADERLLEYLLKQEIPEVAEGIVEVKAIAREAGQRSKVAVFSRNSNVDPIGACIGHRGNRIQAVTGELGRERVDVILWDASPREFIRNALSPAKVGLIEVNPDRKEATVTVTPDQLSLAIGKGGQNVRLAAKLTGFKVDLKETQAVADLDAAIAQAMQDKEEAPATSSSARAAFDALFKDAKTVASATPEGDTDLND, encoded by the coding sequence ATGACGGCAGAATTCAATTTTGTGGACGCGCTGCGCGAAGTCGCTCAGGCGCGTAACATCGACGAAATGCAGCTTATCGAGGCGTTCGAGCAATCGCTCGCGCAGGCCTATCAGCGCAACGTCGAGCCCGACAAGCGCGTCGAAGTGCATCTCGATCCGAAATCCGGCGAGCTCGAAGTGTTGATCGTACGAGAAGTCGTCGAGAAGGTCGAGAACGAGGCGTTGCAGATCAGCCTCGCCGACGCGCTCGAACTCGACCCCGACGTCGAGATCGGCATGGAGATGGAGTTTCCGGTGGAGCGCGAGAAATTCACGCGCATCGCCTTGCAAGCCGCCAAACAGACCCTCACGCAGAAGATGCGCGAGACCGAGCGCAACGTCGTCTACAACGAGTACAAGGACAAGGAAGGCCAAGTCCTGACGGCGACGGTCGTGCGCATGGACAACAAGAACAACGTCTTCGTGGAACTCGGCGCGGGCGAAGCGATCATGCCGCCGCGCGAGCAGATTCCCGGCGAGCGACTGCTGAACGGCAACCGCGTCAAGATCTACCTCAAGGAAGTCCGCAAGACCCCGAAAGGCCCGACGATTCTCGCGTCACGCGCCGACGAGCGACTGCTGGAGTACCTCCTCAAGCAAGAAATCCCCGAAGTCGCCGAGGGGATCGTCGAAGTCAAGGCGATCGCGCGTGAAGCAGGCCAGCGCTCCAAGGTGGCGGTGTTCAGCCGCAACTCGAACGTCGACCCGATTGGCGCGTGCATCGGTCACCGTGGCAACCGCATTCAAGCGGTGACGGGCGAACTCGGGCGTGAGCGCGTTGACGTCATCTTGTGGGACGCGAGCCCGCGCGAATTCATTCGCAACGCCCTCTCCCCCGCCAAGGTGGGTCTCATCGAAGTCAACCCCGACCGCAAGGAAGCGACTGTGACGGTCACTCCCGATCAGCTCAGCCTCGCCATCGGCAAGGGCGGGCAGAACGTGCGTCTCGCCGCGAAGCTCACGGGCTTCAAAGTGGACCTCAAGGAGACGCAGGCCGTCGCCGACCTCGACGCCGCCATCGCGCAGGCGATGCAGGACAAGGAGGAGGCGCCCGCTACGAGCAGCAGCGCCCGAGCCGCCTTCGACGCGCTCTTCAAAGACGCCAAGACCGTCGCCTCGGCCACGCCCGAAGGTGACACCGACCTGAACGACTGA
- a CDS encoding YlxR family protein, translated as MFTLSSPQSTKHVPERSCVACRRKGPQAEFVRLRKTETGWEVSQGQREGRGAYVCKDNSACHTEKRLRRALGASAASVANALSSGTFMNTI; from the coding sequence GTGTTCACCTTGAGCAGCCCACAGTCCACCAAGCACGTTCCCGAACGCAGTTGCGTCGCGTGTCGGCGCAAAGGACCGCAAGCGGAGTTCGTCCGCCTTCGAAAGACGGAGACGGGCTGGGAAGTGTCGCAAGGCCAGCGGGAAGGTCGAGGCGCCTACGTCTGCAAGGACAACTCCGCGTGCCATACGGAGAAGCGCCTGCGCCGAGCTCTTGGAGCGTCGGCGGCGAGCGTGGCGAATGCCCTTTCATCGGGAACGTTTATGAACACAATCTAA